A window of the Gemmatimonadota bacterium genome harbors these coding sequences:
- the gyrA gene encoding DNA gyrase subunit A, with translation MSIAQKRERILPRLIEEEMREAFLDYSMSVIVQRALPDVRDGLKPVHRRILFAMSELGLLPDRPHKKSATVVGEVLGKYHPHGDVAVYDTLVRMVQDFSLRYPLVDGQGNFGSIDGDSAAAYRYTEVRLAPVSMDLLEDLEKETVDWLPNFDDRLREPSVLPGRLPNLLVNGSSGIAVGMSTNMPPHNLREVAKAFRRLVRKPECMVKELMKDLPGPDFPTGAFIVGRDGIKDMYETGRGRIIMRARVVRESLRGGKEQLVVSEIPYGISKVRIIEQIVDLSRKGKLDDVSDVRDESDRDGMRLVVQLKRGGNAASTLDTLYAKTNLQSTFGAILLALDRGEPKEFNLKQLLERYRDHRLEVVVRRSRFELEKAEAERHVVEGLLLALDHLDEVVKIIRGSKDRPQASDRLQKRFGLSEVQADAILNMRLGRLTALERKELKARLADLERRITNLRALLASEDEQLRVVVQELDAVTESWGDARRTEIVDEAEDDEISVAEAFADEDVVVTVSHEGFVKRIPVHLYRRRIGSGRSLAGMENYPNDWLERVFTARTGGWLLACTEGGRLHTLSVGDVPESARASRGQSIYALTEADRADRIVTILPVEELDSEGRVLLFVTRGGLAKRTPLSEFSNPRAGGIIAAGVREGDRILEVVLSDDRADVILLTKEGRAIRFPENEIPMQGRTAQGVKGIGLRDDDEVVGVVLVRRDASVLSMSEEGWGKRTPLSEFPLQKRGGLGTLAIPSGGKGGRLVAALEVVPGDEVTVVTAGGEAIPLAAESVPEQGRRTRGGRVVEIAAGDHVSEVTRSVGSRKEEGGGSPSVREDSDEEESEVEEAPEGTSTPARSSGRGKGAGQPDLFGG, from the coding sequence CGACTATTCCATGAGCGTGATCGTCCAGCGCGCGCTCCCGGACGTGCGCGACGGCCTCAAGCCGGTGCACCGGCGAATCCTTTTTGCGATGAGCGAACTGGGGCTCCTCCCGGACCGGCCCCACAAAAAAAGCGCGACCGTGGTCGGTGAGGTGCTCGGGAAATACCACCCGCACGGGGACGTCGCCGTGTACGACACCCTCGTCCGCATGGTGCAGGATTTTTCCCTCCGGTATCCCCTGGTGGACGGACAGGGGAACTTCGGCTCCATCGACGGCGACTCGGCCGCCGCGTATCGCTATACGGAAGTCCGCCTTGCTCCCGTCTCCATGGATCTCCTCGAGGACCTCGAGAAGGAGACCGTGGATTGGCTCCCGAACTTCGACGACCGCCTGCGTGAGCCTTCCGTCCTCCCGGGGCGCCTCCCAAACCTCCTGGTGAACGGCTCCTCGGGGATCGCGGTGGGGATGTCCACCAACATGCCCCCGCACAACCTGCGCGAAGTGGCGAAGGCCTTCAGGCGCCTCGTCCGGAAACCCGAGTGCATGGTGAAGGAGCTCATGAAGGACCTCCCGGGCCCCGACTTTCCGACGGGCGCCTTCATCGTGGGCCGGGACGGGATCAAAGACATGTACGAGACGGGGCGGGGGCGGATCATCATGCGCGCCCGGGTAGTCCGCGAGTCGCTGCGCGGCGGAAAGGAGCAGCTCGTCGTCTCGGAGATTCCGTACGGGATCTCCAAGGTGCGGATCATCGAGCAGATCGTGGATCTCTCGCGGAAGGGAAAACTCGACGACGTCTCCGACGTGCGCGACGAGTCCGACCGGGATGGAATGCGCCTCGTCGTGCAGCTCAAGCGAGGAGGGAACGCCGCCTCCACGCTCGACACCCTCTACGCCAAGACCAACCTCCAGTCGACCTTCGGCGCGATCCTCCTCGCCCTCGACCGGGGAGAGCCGAAAGAGTTCAACCTCAAGCAGCTCCTCGAGCGCTACCGCGATCACCGTCTGGAAGTCGTGGTGCGGAGATCCCGCTTCGAGCTCGAGAAGGCGGAAGCGGAGCGTCACGTCGTCGAGGGGCTCCTCCTCGCGCTGGACCACCTCGACGAAGTCGTGAAGATCATTCGGGGGTCGAAGGACCGCCCCCAGGCGTCCGATCGCCTGCAGAAGCGCTTCGGGCTCTCCGAGGTGCAGGCGGACGCGATCCTGAACATGCGGCTCGGGAGGCTGACCGCTCTCGAGCGGAAGGAGCTCAAGGCCCGGCTCGCCGACCTGGAGCGCCGGATCACCAACCTCCGGGCGCTCCTGGCGAGCGAGGACGAACAGCTTCGCGTCGTGGTGCAGGAACTGGACGCGGTGACCGAGAGCTGGGGGGACGCCCGGCGGACGGAGATTGTGGACGAGGCGGAGGACGATGAAATCTCGGTCGCGGAGGCCTTCGCCGACGAGGACGTCGTCGTGACGGTGAGCCACGAGGGATTCGTGAAGCGCATTCCCGTGCATCTTTACCGCCGGAGGATCGGCAGCGGGCGCTCGCTCGCCGGAATGGAGAACTACCCGAACGACTGGCTGGAGCGCGTCTTCACGGCCCGGACGGGGGGATGGCTCCTGGCCTGCACGGAGGGGGGACGCCTCCACACCCTTTCGGTGGGGGACGTTCCCGAATCGGCACGGGCCTCCCGGGGACAGTCCATCTACGCCCTCACGGAGGCGGACCGTGCCGACCGGATCGTCACAATCCTTCCGGTGGAGGAGCTGGATTCCGAAGGGCGCGTCCTGCTCTTCGTGACCCGCGGCGGACTCGCGAAGCGGACCCCCCTCTCCGAGTTCTCAAATCCGCGCGCAGGGGGGATCATCGCCGCCGGGGTGCGCGAGGGAGACCGCATCCTCGAAGTCGTGCTCTCGGACGACCGTGCCGACGTGATCCTCCTCACGAAGGAAGGGCGAGCGATCCGCTTCCCCGAAAACGAGATTCCGATGCAGGGGCGGACCGCGCAGGGGGTAAAGGGGATCGGGCTCCGAGACGACGACGAGGTGGTGGGGGTCGTTCTCGTGCGGCGGGATGCCTCGGTCCTTTCGATGAGTGAAGAGGGGTGGGGGAAACGAACGCCCCTCTCCGAGTTTCCCCTCCAGAAGCGGGGTGGGCTCGGGACCCTGGCGATTCCCTCCGGAGGAAAGGGGGGGCGCCTCGTCGCCGCGCTCGAGGTCGTCCCGGGCGACGAGGTCACCGTCGTCACGGCGGGGGGCGAAGCGATCCCTCTCGCGGCGGAGAGTGTTCCCGAACAGGGGCGCCGGACGCGCGGGGGGCGCGTGGTCGAGATCGCGGCTGGGGACCACGTCTCCGAAGTCACCCGGAGCGTGGGGTCGCGGAAGGAAGAGGGAGGCGGATCCCCGTCGGTTCGGGAGGACAGTGACGAAGAGGAGTCCGAGGTGGAGGAGGCGCCCGAGGGGACGTCGACCCCGGCAAGATCGTCCGGACGCGGAAAAGGGGCCGGTCAGCCGGACCTTTTCGGGGGGTGA